GGCGTTCATCGGACCCAAGAAGGGAAGCGGCAAGTGGTCGCCGCGACCCAAGAAGTTGACCGGTCGGCTGAGAATCACTTGCCGTCCTGGCCGGTAACCGTCGAGCACCGTGAGCCAGGCGTCTTTGAAGACGACCTGCACCAGTCCGATCAGCGCGCCGATGGCGATGCCCAGAATCACGAAGGCGATGGCCCGGCTCGACATGCCGGAGCCGTGGGCGACCCAGCGTTGCAGCGGATCGAACAACAGTCCGCCCAGCAGCCCGCCCAGGGCGCCGCCGATCAGGCCGTTGCGCAACTTGCTGGCGGACCGCTCATAAAGTCCCTCGACGATGCCGATGCCGATGCCGACGATCATCCAGCCCGGTGCCCGACCCAGAAAGGGATACAACAAGTCGCCGACAAAGCTGCCCACGGCGCCGCCGAAACCGCCGGCCACGACGCCCGGCAAGGCGCGCAGGGCGATTTGCGATAAGCGGCCATTGGCCATCCCGGCGACCACACTGAGGGCGAAGCCGATCGCGGCGCCGACCAATGCCCCGATGGCCGCGACCTGCGCCGGTCCGCCGGCCTCGCCCGACTGAAAGAACAGGATTTCTGCCACCAGCCAGCCGACAAAGGCCCCCCATCCGCCAGCCAAGGCACTGTAATAGACAACGCGGACAAACGACATGGGTTCCTCGGATCAAACGTTGGCTGGCGAGTTGCGGCCTTTCCCAATCCGTGTACCTATCATACGCGGAAAACGCTGACCGGCAACAAAGGCAAATACGTGGGCATCATTCTGGGAATCGCTTTCGCGTCGCTCTTGATCGCGCAGCAAAGCTCCATCTTTTGCGGCCTGATGCTGCTCACCACCAGCCAGATCAAAGACCTGCAAGGGGCCGACATTTGGGTGATGGACCGCGTGCGCGTGGAACCGTCAGGGGCCAGGGTTACGACCGCTCGTGCCGCGCCAGCCAGAGTCCGCCGAGCAAAACGACCGTCGCCATCGCGAAGTACGAGGCGGCCATGACCATCGGTGTTTGAACGGCGGGCGACGGCAAAGAGTCCAGCGGCAGGCTCCAGGGCAATGCCAGGGGACTGCCCGGCAGCGGCGAATGGATGACGCCGAACAAGCTGCACGCCGCCGCCGACAACAGGAACGCGGCGGCCGACCAATAGCGGCGGTCGATGAGCATCGCCAGCGTCGATGCCCAAAACAGGCTGGTGATCACAAAGCCGTTCGAGAGCGTGCGCAGCGTTTGCAGCGCCTCGGCCAGCGAAGCGGTGCCCGGCGATTGGGCCAGTGAGACAAGCGAGTGCCCCGTCGCACCCAGGATTTGGTCCGCAAAAATCATCACCAGCGAGGCCAAAGCCGGCAGGCAGGCAAAGGCCAAGGCCGGATAGTGCCGCTGCGGCGTGGCGCGAAAGCTTTGCGATGCGATCTCCAGGCCGACAAAAACCAGAATCGGGAAGACAACCGCCTTGGGAATGAAAACGTAGAGATACCCGAAGTAGCCGAGCAGCCCGGCACTGCCCACGACGAGGGCGGTGGCCAGCGTGTAGCCGGCACGGGCACCCATCGCTTTGTAGGCCGGGTGCCCGATGTAAGGCGTCGTCTGGATCACACCGCCACAAAACGCGGCCGCCAAGGTGGCGACCGCCTCGACGGCGATCACGCCCGACGTGTCGTACTCGTCGCCCGCCGCGGCCGCGCTTTCGGTGCAGTCGATTCCGCCCACCACGGTCGCCAACGCAAACGGGAGAACCACCGGCAGATAGGCAAGCGAGTCGTTCCAGGCCGACATCCAGTGACCGCGAAAAGCCGACAGCCACTCGGTCGGCCAGAGAGCGTCGGCCGGGCGGATGGCGAGCGGACCGGCCGGGGTCAGGCCCGCCGCACGCATGGCATAGAAGACGACTCCGCCGACCAGTAAAGCCAGCAAGGCGCCGGGGAGATGGGCGGGCAAGGCCAAACGGGCCACCAGCGTCATCAAAATGATGCCCAAGGAGACGAAGCCGGCCACGGGATGCTGCATCACTTCAATGAAGGGAAGAAAGCTGATCAGGACCAAGGCGATGGCGGCCAACGATCCCAACAGCCCGGCACGAGGCACCACGCGGCGTATCCAGCCGGAGACGGGGGCGGCTGCCAATTTGAACAGTCCGCTGGCCAGCAACGTGCAAATCCCGATGTGCCAGGCGTTTTGGGCGGCGGCCAGTTCATCCACACCACGCTCGCGGGCAGTTTGGAAGGCCGGGCCGAGCACAAAGAACACCATGCCCAGCGTGCTGGGGGTGTCGATTCCTAAAGGCATGGCGGTCAAGGTCTTATTGCCGCTGAGGCGGGCCAGACGGACCGCCATCCAAGTGAAGATGAGGTCGCCCACAAGCACGCCGACCGCCGTGCCGGGCAACATCGTGCGGAGGGCAAAGGTTGCAGGAAATTTGTAAGTTGCGGAAAGCAGTCCCACGCAGAGCAAGAGGTTGGCGACGTTATCCAACATCAAGCCGAAAAAGGCGTTAACGTCGCCAGACACGAACGGACGGTAGCGGTTCAACAGCGCGTTTCCTATCGAGGCACGCCCTTTGCAAAAGGGGTGGCGTGAGTCTAGGACGCCCAACTGCCGCCTGTCAAATTGGCACCTCAAAGCGAACATCAAGGAGGATGGCCTTCCCAGGCCGTCAAAAAAGGAGGATGGCCTTCCCAGGCCGTCCAAAACCATGTGGGGCATGTCAGCCCTTGCCCCCGTGGCGGCAAGATGGGGAACGGTTTCGGTAACTAATCAAGGAAGCGGCTCTCTGGATCTCCGGGCAAAAGTCGGCAATAATTCTTGCCGGCCCGGTCGAACTTGTGAGCCGACGGGTGCGTAACGAATCATGAGCTACACCATCGAACGGACACGAACCAATCAGCGAGCCAACTATGTGGTAAGCCGCACCTGGTCGGAAATGACCGACGAGGAACTTCTGTCGGCTTATCGCGAGTCGGCAGCCAAGCTGGCGTTTGCCGAGTTGGTGCAACGTTATGAGCGGGAGTTGTACAACTACTTGCGGCGCTATTTGGGCGACCCCGTGATGGCCGAAGACGCCTTCCAGGGCACGTTTTTGCAACTGCACCTGAAATGCGACCAGTTCGAGCCGGACAAAAAAGTGCGGCCTTGGCTCTACATGATCGCCACCAACCAGGCGATCGACGCCCAACGCCGCAACAAGCGGCACCGGCTGGTGAGCCTCGACCGGCGCTGCTCGGCTGACGATGAAGAAATAGGGACGCTGGTCGATTTGCTGGTCAGCAAAGA
Above is a window of Pirellulales bacterium DNA encoding:
- a CDS encoding sigma-70 family RNA polymerase sigma factor, encoding MSYTIERTRTNQRANYVVSRTWSEMTDEELLSAYRESAAKLAFAELVQRYERELYNYLRRYLGDPVMAEDAFQGTFLQLHLKCDQFEPDKKVRPWLYMIATNQAIDAQRRNKRHRLVSLDRRCSADDEEIGTLVDLLVSKEVGPADQMESDERRAWVRKAVSELPPTLLSAVTLIYYQGLKYREAAEILDVPVGTVKSRLHAAILKLHEAWNHAQPSGEN
- a CDS encoding permease, with the protein product MSGDVNAFFGLMLDNVANLLLCVGLLSATYKFPATFALRTMLPGTAVGVLVGDLIFTWMAVRLARLSGNKTLTAMPLGIDTPSTLGMVFFVLGPAFQTARERGVDELAAAQNAWHIGICTLLASGLFKLAAAPVSGWIRRVVPRAGLLGSLAAIALVLISFLPFIEVMQHPVAGFVSLGIILMTLVARLALPAHLPGALLALLVGGVVFYAMRAAGLTPAGPLAIRPADALWPTEWLSAFRGHWMSAWNDSLAYLPVVLPFALATVVGGIDCTESAAAAGDEYDTSGVIAVEAVATLAAAFCGGVIQTTPYIGHPAYKAMGARAGYTLATALVVGSAGLLGYFGYLYVFIPKAVVFPILVFVGLEIASQSFRATPQRHYPALAFACLPALASLVMIFADQILGATGHSLVSLAQSPGTASLAEALQTLRTLSNGFVITSLFWASTLAMLIDRRYWSAAAFLLSAAACSLFGVIHSPLPGSPLALPWSLPLDSLPSPAVQTPMVMAASYFAMATVVLLGGLWLARHERS
- a CDS encoding FHA domain-containing protein, encoding MSFVRVVYYSALAGGWGAFVGWLVAEILFFQSGEAGGPAQVAAIGALVGAAIGFALSVVAGMANGRLSQIALRALPGVVAGGFGGAVGSFVGDLLYPFLGRAPGWMIVGIGIGIVEGLYERSASKLRNGLIGGALGGLLGGLLFDPLQRWVAHGSGMSSRAIAFVILGIAIGALIGLVQVVFKDAWLTVLDGYRPGRQVILSRPVNFLGRGDHLPLPFLGPMNAGLESEHVRIARQPNGTFVVEDNHSQLGTRLNNQPLTGATPLKDGDVIKFGTNFVRFNERHRKQGQEPLTTAFQGQVKAAPPPPPVHKAAPAAAKSKAPQPTTATAPKPAAGNRPASPGSIPPPPPPRKKN